A window of the Parabacteroides merdae ATCC 43184 genome harbors these coding sequences:
- a CDS encoding thiamine diphosphokinase: MIAPYNCVVVANGRFPQTALPLHLLHQASVVIACDGAVEALDKAGITPTAIVGDLDSIPSRFREQYADRIHIVEDQEINDLTKSVRFAHRSGQQEVLILGATGLREDHTLGNISLLMDYAPLFQRIEMLSDYGIFTPILQTTTLESKPGTQVSLFSLAPSGTISTTGLRWPIRNRRLTAWWQGTLNEATGNNFTVTLSADARIIVYRTLQIM; this comes from the coding sequence ATGATAGCACCTTATAATTGCGTAGTCGTGGCAAACGGCCGTTTTCCGCAAACAGCTTTACCGCTTCATCTTCTGCATCAAGCCTCCGTCGTCATCGCTTGTGACGGAGCCGTCGAGGCGTTGGATAAAGCAGGCATCACTCCGACAGCGATTGTCGGAGACCTCGACAGTATCCCATCCCGTTTTCGTGAACAGTATGCCGACCGCATCCATATCGTAGAGGACCAGGAAATAAACGACCTGACAAAATCCGTCCGCTTCGCCCACCGGTCCGGGCAGCAGGAAGTTCTGATATTAGGAGCTACCGGGCTGCGCGAAGACCATACGTTAGGCAATATCTCGTTGCTGATGGACTACGCCCCGCTGTTCCAACGGATAGAGATGCTTTCAGACTATGGGATCTTCACTCCTATCCTTCAAACGACAACACTGGAAAGTAAACCCGGAACCCAAGTGTCCCTTTTCTCGCTCGCCCCTTCCGGCACGATTTCCACCACCGGGCTGCGCTGGCCCATCCGCAACCGCCGGCTGACAGCCTGGTGGCAAGGCACGTTAAACGAGGCAACCGGTAACAACTTCACCGTCACCCTCTCTGCGGATGCCCGGATCATAGTTTACCGCACCCTCCAAATAATGTAG
- the pnuC gene encoding nicotinamide riboside transporter PnuC — MEQLLEYFGVLTGLLYLFLEIRQHRAMWVVGFLTSLVYVFVFFFSKIYADMGLNIYYVAISIYGFWQWTRSKGRQEQTAEDIETAPQEVILYRNMTLRLFAGISFSIVALFALLYYVLHYFTDSPIPAGDAFTTAVGIVATWMLARRIVEHWIFWIVVNCVSVYLYYLRGLYPTMFLYICYAILAAAGLYTWKKKGIRTNDSTL, encoded by the coding sequence ATGGAACAATTACTGGAATATTTCGGAGTACTGACCGGCCTGCTTTATCTCTTTCTGGAGATAAGGCAGCATCGTGCCATGTGGGTTGTCGGCTTCCTGACTTCCCTTGTCTATGTTTTTGTCTTTTTCTTTTCAAAGATATATGCGGATATGGGATTGAACATCTATTATGTAGCCATCAGCATATACGGTTTCTGGCAATGGACACGCAGCAAGGGCAGGCAAGAACAAACAGCGGAAGACATAGAGACAGCTCCTCAGGAGGTAATCCTCTACCGCAATATGACACTCCGTCTTTTTGCCGGGATCAGCTTTTCCATCGTCGCCCTGTTTGCGTTACTCTATTATGTCCTGCATTATTTCACCGATTCGCCGATACCGGCAGGCGATGCTTTTACCACCGCCGTCGGAATCGTCGCCACTTGGATGCTGGCACGCCGGATCGTCGAGCACTGGATCTTCTGGATCGTCGTCAACTGCGTGTCCGTCTATCTTTATTACCTGCGTGGGCTCTATCCCACAATGTTTCTCTATATTTGCTACGCCATACTGGCGGCAGCCGGATTATACACTTGGAAAAAGAAAGGAATAAGAACAAATGATAGCACCTTATAA